From the Streptococcus halotolerans genome, the window GGTTCGCGCGAGTGCTGAAAAGGCTGGTTTCTTCCTTGAAACTCATATGATTCAGGGTGAGTGGAACGCTTGTATTTTCAAAAAAACCGACGATATTTCCGGTGTGATTGGAGGCTAGATGCAGCAGTATTTTGTAAAAGGAAGGCCTGAAAATCCTATTATGATCACTGATAAAGATACCATTAAGCATATGTTTAGCGTCATGCGCTTGGTTGAAGGTGATGAAGTTGTTCTCGTTTTTGAAGACGGTGTCAAACACTTGGCTAAGGTTTTGGATGCTTCGGAACATTCTTTTGAGCTTGTCGAGGAATGGCTTGACGATGTGGAATTACCAGTTCGTGTCACGATAGCTTCAGGTTTTCCCAAGGGAGATAAGCTAGACTTGATTACGCAAAAAGCGACAGAGTTAGGCGCAAGTGCCATTTGGGCTTTTCCAGCGGATTGGTCAGTGGTCAAGTGGGATGGTAAAAAAATAGCCAAAAGGGAAGACAAATTAGCTAAAATAGCTCTTGGGGCTGCGGAGCAGTCAAAACGAAATCGAGTGCCAGAAGTACGATTATTTGACGATAAGAAAGACTTTGTGGAGTGTTTGGACGAGTTTGATAAGATTTTTATCGCCTATGAAGAATCTGCCAAAGCAGGAGAAATGGCTGTCTTGGC encodes:
- a CDS encoding 16S rRNA (uracil(1498)-N(3))-methyltransferase, coding for MQQYFVKGRPENPIMITDKDTIKHMFSVMRLVEGDEVVLVFEDGVKHLAKVLDASEHSFELVEEWLDDVELPVRVTIASGFPKGDKLDLITQKATELGASAIWAFPADWSVVKWDGKKIAKREDKLAKIALGAAEQSKRNRVPEVRLFDDKKDFVECLDEFDKIFIAYEESAKAGEMAVLARELKDMEKGTKILFVFGPEGGISPKEVATLEAAGALTCGLGPRIMRTETAPLYALSAISFATELWGL